A single Aggregatilinea lenta DNA region contains:
- the odhB gene encoding 2-oxoglutarate dehydrogenase complex dihydrolipoyllysine-residue succinyltransferase, protein MANEIVVPDLGESIVEATVADWLKQEGDAVKAGEAIVVLETDKVDLDVAATHDGVLSRIDRKAGEDVKIGEVLGLIDEAENGQSAPEAASKPDAKAAAPSDGKAQPEKAADQRDESEAQERHDVAASSTPDEDGGAEHATPVARRLAEEHGVKVTDVPASGPRGRVTKEDVQRYLDQGTRGAQGTREAPAKAPAPAPTPKSAPAPTAPPQQQPERVAREERVRMTRRRRTIAERLVEAQHTAAMLTTFNEIDMSAVMDIRSRRKESFQKQHDIKLGFMSFFVKASIGALKAFPPLNAELDGDEIVLKYYYDIGMAIGAPEGLVVPVLRDADRMSFAEIEHEIDAFVGKAKDGALSLDDLRGGTFTITNGGVFGSMMSTPILNPPQVAILGLHKIEQRPVVVDGEIVIRPMMYVAVSYDHRIVDGREAVQFLVRIKELIEDSETLLLEG, encoded by the coding sequence ATGGCGAACGAAATTGTAGTGCCCGATTTAGGCGAATCGATTGTCGAGGCGACGGTTGCGGACTGGTTGAAGCAGGAAGGCGATGCCGTCAAGGCGGGCGAGGCGATCGTCGTGCTGGAAACGGACAAGGTCGATCTGGACGTCGCGGCGACGCACGACGGCGTGCTGTCGCGCATCGACCGGAAGGCGGGCGAGGACGTGAAGATCGGGGAGGTGCTCGGCCTGATCGACGAGGCGGAGAACGGCCAATCCGCGCCGGAGGCGGCGTCCAAGCCCGATGCGAAAGCCGCAGCGCCGTCCGATGGCAAAGCCCAGCCGGAGAAAGCAGCCGATCAGCGCGACGAGTCGGAGGCGCAGGAGCGTCACGACGTTGCCGCGTCCAGCACCCCGGACGAGGACGGCGGCGCGGAGCACGCGACGCCTGTCGCACGGCGGCTGGCCGAAGAACACGGCGTCAAGGTGACGGATGTACCGGCTTCCGGTCCGCGCGGACGCGTCACCAAGGAAGACGTGCAGCGCTACCTCGATCAGGGCACCCGGGGCGCACAGGGGACGCGCGAGGCTCCTGCCAAAGCACCCGCGCCTGCTCCAACGCCGAAATCTGCTCCGGCCCCGACCGCGCCACCGCAGCAGCAGCCGGAGCGCGTCGCGCGTGAAGAACGGGTGCGCATGACGCGCCGCCGCCGCACCATCGCCGAGCGGCTGGTCGAGGCACAGCACACCGCTGCGATGCTGACCACCTTCAACGAGATCGACATGAGCGCCGTGATGGACATCCGCTCGCGGCGCAAAGAGTCGTTCCAGAAGCAGCATGACATCAAGCTGGGCTTCATGTCGTTTTTCGTCAAGGCCAGCATCGGCGCGCTGAAGGCGTTCCCACCGCTCAACGCCGAGCTTGACGGCGATGAGATCGTGCTGAAGTATTACTATGACATCGGCATGGCGATTGGCGCGCCGGAAGGGCTGGTTGTGCCGGTCCTGCGCGACGCGGATCGCATGTCCTTCGCGGAAATCGAGCACGAGATCGACGCGTTCGTGGGCAAGGCGAAAGACGGCGCGCTGTCGCTGGACGATCTGCGCGGCGGCACGTTTACCATCACCAACGGCGGCGTGTTCGGCTCGATGATGAGCACGCCGATCCTCAACCCGCCGCAGGTCGCTATCCTGGGACTGCACAAGATCGAGCAGCGCCCGGTGGTGGTGGACGGCGAGATCGTGATCCGCCCAATGATGTACGTTGCGGTCAGCTACGATCACCGCATCGTGGACGGGCGTGAGGCGGTGCAGTTCTTGGTGCGCATCAAGGAACTGATCGAGGACTCAGAGACGCTGCTGCTGGAAGGGTGA
- a CDS encoding cobalamin B12-binding domain-containing protein produces the protein MLPDSSGALHARLAQALDRLEASSALVVQTAITDFYAIHPDLHRMHGYEGVRRWREDAQRHLQALVTALRTQTPVLFGGYARIYIAELNGRGQDLVAFAHLLEIMGQAIRSTLGDETWSMVRVPLDAALREIPLQDGDRTVLLQADDRLMPTYLSAVLAGNRIAAQDAVFDALDRGATVRQVYLDVFQPALYTVGQMWETGQLSVAQEHLATAITQAILSGIYARVPLATSGLRRAIVACLAGNYHEIGPRMLADFLQMAGYDTRFLGANTPTDSLLAMIDEVKPDVVGLASTTQEQVDQVKDAIERIRGDFTAYRPTIMVGGLAFNLVDGLWQRVGGDVWGQDAGQAIDHLTGSADW, from the coding sequence ATGCTTCCAGATTCGTCCGGCGCGCTGCACGCTCGGCTCGCTCAGGCCCTTGACCGGCTTGAAGCGTCGAGTGCGCTTGTCGTGCAGACTGCCATCACCGACTTCTATGCGATCCACCCCGATCTTCACCGCATGCACGGGTATGAAGGCGTTCGCCGCTGGCGCGAAGACGCACAGCGCCATCTTCAGGCATTGGTCACGGCGTTGCGCACGCAAACCCCGGTGTTGTTTGGGGGATATGCACGGATCTATATCGCTGAATTGAACGGGCGCGGCCAGGACCTGGTCGCTTTCGCGCACCTGCTGGAGATCATGGGCCAGGCGATACGCAGCACGCTCGGCGACGAAACATGGAGCATGGTGCGCGTGCCGTTGGACGCGGCGCTGCGGGAAATTCCGTTACAGGATGGAGATCGCACAGTGCTTTTGCAGGCAGACGATCGTTTAATGCCAACTTATCTCAGCGCGGTGCTGGCTGGCAACCGGATCGCCGCGCAGGACGCGGTGTTCGATGCGCTGGATCGAGGGGCGACGGTCCGCCAGGTGTATCTCGACGTCTTCCAGCCCGCGTTGTATACGGTCGGCCAGATGTGGGAAACCGGCCAGTTGTCCGTCGCGCAAGAGCATCTGGCGACCGCGATTACGCAGGCGATCCTCTCCGGCATTTACGCGCGCGTACCGCTGGCGACGTCCGGCCTGCGGCGTGCTATCGTCGCCTGCCTCGCCGGGAACTATCACGAGATCGGGCCGCGCATGCTGGCCGACTTCTTGCAGATGGCCGGGTACGACACCCGGTTCCTGGGCGCAAACACGCCCACCGACAGCCTGCTGGCGATGATCGACGAGGTGAAACCGGACGTGGTCGGGCTGGCCTCCACGACGCAGGAACAGGTCGATCAGGTGAAGGACGCCATCGAGCGCATACGGGGCGATTTCACCGCCTACCGCCCCACGATCATGGTTGGCGGGCTGGCCTTTAACCTTGTGGACGGCCTGTGGCAGCGCGTGGGTGGCGACGTGTGGGGCCAGGACGCCGGGCAGGCGATTGACCACCTCACCGGCTCGGCGGATTGGTAG
- a CDS encoding sensor histidine kinase, translated as MQNWYPSVAAFAKDGMALVVGVFDLPSGRLVYSNAGLRFLLGMDEGDDPPLDRFAVPAFAQLQASDVEMGRIFEGWLTFGGPGVPHRSVRGFVERRGDQILVLGEHDVEELERINREITALNGEITNLQRELALRKSALEATLDELRETQMMLVHASKMNALGQVVAGVAHEINNPVSFVNSNLYSLRTAANDVRSAYTELEALIDAEGTDAQRARMVEIRQQADLDFLFPDLDDLLGGSIQGLARVKRIVEDLRAFSRLDEAEFKEVDLADNIHSTLAIAQPELRDRVAVELDLDALPRIKCYPAELNQVFMNLIVNAAQAIERAGTLRIRGWDEGRRIVLQFVDTGGGMTPDVMEKLFVPFFTTKPVGSGTGLGLALAYKIIVDHHHGTITADSTPGQGSTFTITLPKDLNHDRDA; from the coding sequence TTGCAGAACTGGTATCCCTCTGTGGCGGCGTTCGCCAAAGACGGCATGGCGCTGGTGGTGGGCGTGTTCGACCTGCCATCGGGCCGCCTGGTGTATAGCAACGCCGGATTGCGTTTTCTGCTGGGCATGGACGAAGGTGACGATCCGCCGCTGGATCGCTTCGCCGTGCCCGCGTTTGCGCAGTTGCAGGCGTCCGACGTCGAGATGGGCAGGATCTTCGAGGGCTGGCTGACCTTTGGCGGGCCGGGCGTGCCGCACCGCTCGGTGCGCGGCTTCGTCGAGCGGCGCGGCGACCAGATCCTGGTGCTGGGCGAGCACGACGTCGAGGAATTGGAGCGCATCAACCGCGAGATCACCGCCCTCAATGGCGAGATCACCAACCTCCAGCGCGAGCTGGCCCTGCGCAAGTCCGCGCTGGAAGCGACCCTGGACGAGCTGCGTGAAACGCAGATGATGCTGGTTCATGCCTCCAAGATGAACGCCCTGGGCCAGGTGGTCGCGGGGGTGGCGCACGAGATCAACAACCCGGTGTCCTTCGTCAACAGCAACCTCTACAGCCTGCGCACCGCCGCCAACGACGTCCGCAGCGCTTACACAGAACTCGAAGCCCTGATCGACGCGGAAGGCACGGACGCGCAGCGCGCGCGTATGGTCGAGATCCGCCAGCAGGCCGATCTCGACTTCCTGTTCCCCGATCTGGACGACTTGCTGGGTGGGTCGATTCAGGGGCTGGCGCGCGTGAAGCGCATCGTCGAGGATCTGCGCGCCTTTTCGCGTCTGGACGAGGCCGAATTTAAGGAAGTGGATCTGGCCGACAACATCCACAGCACTCTCGCGATTGCCCAGCCGGAGCTGCGCGATCGCGTCGCCGTCGAGCTGGACCTGGATGCGCTGCCGCGTATAAAGTGTTATCCTGCGGAACTCAATCAGGTGTTCATGAACCTGATCGTCAACGCGGCCCAGGCCATCGAGAGGGCCGGCACGCTGCGTATTCGCGGCTGGGATGAAGGCCGCCGGATCGTGCTTCAGTTTGTGGATACGGGCGGCGGCATGACGCCCGACGTGATGGAAAAACTGTTTGTCCCGTTCTTTACAACCAAGCCGGTTGGTTCCGGCACAGGGCTGGGGCTGGCGTTAGCCTATAAAATTATTGTGGATCATCACCACGGCACGATTACCGCCGATTCAACGCCCGGCCAGGGCAGCACATTTACGATTACCCTCCCGAAGGATCTGAACCATGACCGAGACGCCTGA